The proteins below come from a single Bryobacter aggregatus MPL3 genomic window:
- a CDS encoding DUF1552 domain-containing protein: MAKPISRRMVLRGVGAAMSLPWLESFAKAQENLTEPPLRTAFVFMPNGVRPDHWTPPGDSENFELTPHLQPLAGLKSDILLIENLWHKNTVGRNGHWPKVPAWLSGGFVERTVGSDLDAGGTTIDQLAARHIGSTTPLPSFELGIDAPRTGIDTAGGGFPRALGSFLSWADPHTPVPKEIVPQVAFDRLFRNRVSAAVASDETSVLDAVLDQAKSLRRRGSTSDQARLDEYFESVRSLERRIEASQRPQKRWINKGKLPVDRPPAGIPATHAEHLRMMLDILVLAFWTDSTRIASMMMGDAQSAQDYGFLPGVKGNWHSISHHREIEENKLQYQKIINWNMEQFAYFLNRLKNLDEGGKSLLDNSMILFGGSLKDGNSHQEEDLPILLAGSGKGWLKTGRRIRAAKKTPLCNLHLAMLHRMGIDQPSFGDSTGPLQGLA, translated from the coding sequence ATGGCGAAACCAATCTCACGTCGGATGGTGTTGCGCGGTGTTGGCGCAGCGATGTCTCTCCCCTGGTTGGAATCCTTCGCCAAAGCACAAGAGAACCTCACAGAGCCACCGCTGCGCACGGCATTTGTCTTCATGCCGAACGGCGTACGTCCTGACCATTGGACCCCTCCTGGCGACAGCGAGAACTTCGAGCTCACACCGCACCTCCAGCCGCTCGCAGGCCTCAAGAGCGACATCCTGCTGATCGAAAACCTCTGGCACAAGAACACGGTGGGCCGCAACGGACATTGGCCCAAAGTTCCTGCCTGGTTGTCTGGCGGTTTTGTGGAACGCACCGTCGGCAGCGATCTCGATGCCGGTGGCACGACGATCGATCAGTTGGCTGCACGTCATATCGGATCGACGACGCCATTACCCAGCTTCGAGCTCGGCATCGACGCCCCGCGCACAGGCATTGATACTGCCGGCGGCGGCTTTCCGCGCGCCCTGGGCTCCTTCCTCTCCTGGGCAGACCCGCACACGCCGGTGCCGAAAGAGATCGTGCCTCAGGTCGCCTTTGACCGTCTGTTCCGCAATCGGGTGAGCGCCGCGGTTGCCAGCGACGAAACCAGCGTGCTCGATGCTGTCCTTGATCAGGCCAAGAGCCTGCGCCGCCGTGGCAGCACCAGCGATCAAGCGCGTCTCGATGAATACTTTGAATCGGTGCGATCCCTCGAGCGCCGGATCGAAGCCTCCCAACGTCCTCAGAAGCGCTGGATCAACAAGGGCAAACTTCCTGTCGATCGTCCCCCGGCAGGCATTCCAGCGACACACGCCGAACACCTCCGCATGATGCTCGATATCCTCGTGCTTGCCTTCTGGACCGACAGCACGCGCATCGCCAGCATGATGATGGGCGATGCCCAAAGCGCGCAGGACTATGGCTTCCTCCCCGGAGTCAAAGGCAACTGGCATTCCATCTCGCACCATAGAGAGATCGAAGAAAACAAGCTGCAGTACCAGAAGATCATCAACTGGAACATGGAGCAGTTTGCCTACTTCCTCAACCGCCTGAAGAATCTCGACGAAGGGGGCAAGTCGCTGCTGGACAATTCGATGATCCTCTTTGGCGGTTCGCTCAAGGATGGCAACTCCCATCAGGAAGAAGATCTTCCCATTCTGCTTGCCGGCAGCGGCAAGGGTTGGCTGAAAACCGGACGCCGCATCCGCGCCGCAAAGAAGACGCCGCTGTGCAATCTGCATCTGGCGATGCTGCACCGGATGGGAATCGATCAGCCCTCGTTCGGTGACAGTACGGGGCCGCTGCAAGGCCTCGCCTAA
- the acnA gene encoding aconitate hydratase AcnA, giving the protein MSNRNSFGAASSLTVGGRDYEIYRLSALSRVGFDMKRIPVSIRILIENLLRFEDDLTVKKSDIEYVSQWNLSAPAQEINYRPARVLLQDFTGVPCVVDLAAMRDALQKMGADPKLANPLIPVDLVIDHSVQVDNYGTKDSFDLNVLLEFQRNSERYALLRWAQTAFRNFRAVPPGTGIVHQVNLEYLAPVVFVNDDKDVVQAYPDTLVGTDSHTTMINGLGVVGWGVGGIEAEACMLGQPMSMLLPEVVGFKLHGKLAAGATATDLVLMVTQLLRKKGVVGKFVEFYGPGMPALSLADRATIANMAPEYGATIGFFPIDNKSLDYMRLSNRPKHLIELAEAYYKEQGLFLEENTPEPEFNATLELDLASVEPSLAGPKRPQDRIALSGVKASFLSTTPEPKVASVNMQGEKVDMPEGAVVIAAITSCTNTSNPSVMIGAGLLAKKAIEKGLMSKPWVKSSLAPGSKVVTEYLNASGLQPYLDALRFNLVGYGCTTCIGNSGPLPDSVSHAVTDHNMVVAAVLSGNRNFEGRVNAQVRANYLASPPLVVAYALAGRVDIDLTTEPLGKGKDGEDVYLKDIWPSQEEVNEAVGQFVTADQFAREYASVFEGNEQWKSMKTPTGDLFAWDPKSTYIKHPPYFEDMRDPNAPLEDLNGMYALAVLGDSITTDHISPAGSFKKDVPAGKYLMSLGVAPVDFNGYGARRGNDEVMTRGTFANVRLKNEMLDGVEGGFTKHLPSGEQLSIYDAAMKYKAEHKSLIIIAGKEYGSGSSRDWAAKGTNLLGVKAVIAESFERIHRSNLVGMGVLPCEFLPGEDRKTLGLTGTETFAIEGVSAAVGGLKKAKVIATAPDGVSKSFTVKVRIDTPVEAIYFRNGGILPYVLRNLAKTAVPASV; this is encoded by the coding sequence ATGAGCAATCGGAATTCTTTCGGCGCCGCGTCCTCGCTAACGGTCGGCGGCCGTGACTACGAGATTTATCGCCTCTCCGCGCTATCGCGCGTTGGCTTCGACATGAAGCGCATCCCCGTCTCGATCCGCATTCTGATTGAGAACCTTCTTCGCTTTGAGGATGACCTTACGGTCAAAAAAAGCGACATCGAATACGTTTCGCAGTGGAACCTCTCTGCGCCAGCACAGGAGATCAATTACCGCCCTGCGCGCGTGCTGCTCCAGGACTTCACTGGCGTGCCTTGCGTCGTCGATCTCGCTGCGATGCGCGATGCGCTCCAGAAGATGGGCGCGGATCCGAAACTGGCCAATCCGCTCATCCCCGTCGACCTCGTCATTGACCACTCCGTACAAGTCGACAATTACGGCACCAAGGACTCTTTCGACCTCAATGTCCTTCTTGAATTCCAGCGCAACAGTGAGCGCTATGCCCTGCTCCGCTGGGCTCAAACCGCCTTCCGCAACTTCCGTGCGGTTCCGCCCGGCACCGGCATCGTTCACCAGGTGAACCTCGAATACCTTGCGCCTGTGGTTTTCGTCAATGATGACAAAGACGTGGTGCAGGCTTATCCTGACACTCTCGTCGGCACGGACTCGCACACCACCATGATCAACGGCCTGGGTGTTGTCGGCTGGGGCGTGGGCGGCATTGAAGCCGAGGCCTGTATGCTCGGCCAGCCGATGTCGATGCTGTTGCCCGAAGTGGTGGGCTTCAAGCTCCACGGCAAACTCGCTGCCGGAGCAACTGCCACCGACCTCGTATTGATGGTCACCCAGCTTCTGCGCAAGAAGGGCGTTGTCGGCAAGTTTGTTGAATTCTATGGCCCGGGCATGCCTGCTCTGAGTCTGGCAGACCGCGCCACCATCGCGAACATGGCCCCGGAATACGGCGCCACCATCGGCTTCTTCCCGATCGACAACAAGAGCCTGGACTACATGCGGCTCTCCAACCGTCCCAAGCACCTCATCGAACTCGCCGAGGCTTATTACAAGGAACAGGGTCTTTTCCTCGAAGAGAACACGCCGGAGCCGGAGTTCAACGCAACGCTCGAACTCGATCTGGCCAGCGTCGAGCCCTCGCTCGCCGGGCCGAAGCGTCCGCAGGACCGCATCGCGCTGTCTGGCGTCAAGGCCAGCTTCCTCAGCACAACGCCCGAGCCCAAGGTTGCATCGGTCAACATGCAGGGTGAGAAGGTTGACATGCCGGAAGGCGCTGTCGTCATCGCGGCCATCACAAGCTGCACCAACACCTCGAACCCGAGCGTCATGATCGGCGCCGGATTGCTGGCCAAGAAGGCCATCGAGAAGGGCCTCATGTCGAAGCCCTGGGTGAAGAGTTCTCTGGCCCCCGGATCCAAGGTGGTGACTGAGTATCTGAATGCCAGCGGTCTGCAGCCCTATCTCGATGCCCTGCGCTTCAATCTGGTGGGCTACGGCTGCACCACTTGCATCGGCAATAGCGGTCCGCTGCCGGATTCGGTCAGCCATGCCGTCACCGACCACAACATGGTGGTGGCCGCCGTGCTCAGCGGCAATCGTAACTTCGAAGGCCGTGTGAATGCGCAGGTTCGCGCCAACTACCTCGCCTCGCCGCCGCTGGTCGTTGCTTATGCACTAGCTGGCCGCGTCGATATCGACCTCACCACCGAGCCGCTGGGTAAAGGCAAGGATGGCGAAGACGTCTATCTGAAGGACATCTGGCCGAGCCAGGAGGAAGTCAACGAAGCAGTCGGACAGTTCGTCACCGCCGATCAATTCGCTCGCGAATATGCCAGCGTCTTTGAAGGCAACGAACAGTGGAAGAGTATGAAGACTCCCACTGGCGATCTCTTTGCCTGGGATCCGAAGTCGACCTATATCAAGCATCCGCCCTACTTCGAGGACATGCGTGACCCCAATGCGCCGCTCGAGGATTTGAACGGCATGTACGCGCTGGCCGTTCTTGGTGATTCGATCACCACCGACCACATCTCACCGGCCGGTTCCTTCAAGAAGGACGTGCCCGCCGGCAAGTACCTCATGAGCCTGGGCGTCGCTCCTGTCGATTTCAACGGCTACGGCGCACGCCGCGGCAACGACGAAGTGATGACCCGCGGTACCTTTGCCAATGTCCGCCTCAAGAACGAAATGCTCGATGGCGTTGAAGGCGGCTTTACCAAGCACCTGCCCTCTGGCGAGCAGTTGAGCATCTACGATGCCGCGATGAAGTACAAAGCGGAACACAAGTCGCTCATCATCATTGCGGGCAAAGAATACGGTTCCGGATCGTCACGCGACTGGGCCGCCAAGGGCACCAATCTGCTTGGAGTCAAGGCAGTGATTGCCGAAAGCTTCGAACGCATCCATCGCTCCAACCTGGTAGGAATGGGCGTTCTGCCTTGCGAATTCCTGCCCGGCGAAGATCGCAAGACACTGGGCCTTACCGGCACAGAGACCTTCGCGATTGAAGGCGTCTCCGCAGCAGTCGGCGGGTTGAAGAAGGCGAAGGTGATCGCAACTGCTCCGGACGGCGTCAGCAAGAGCTTCACGGTGAAGGTTCGCATCGACACCCCAGTTGAGGCGATCTATTTCCGCAACGGCGGCATCCTGCCCTACGTTCTTCGCAATTTGGCCAAGACAGCAGTCCCGGCTAGTGTTTAG
- a CDS encoding hybrid sensor histidine kinase/response regulator, producing MACAFSSWGALHWWQLSEIRSRVYRIGADHAPPFYHLKADGTVEGIAVEVMDEAARQMKIRLQWVPTNQPDEALESRQVDLWPALAFVEPREGKFHFTTPWIVNNFVIVSLKQAEKPTVRDFEGRTLGIRGGVFTREVMAKLFSTTTIRDYPFRDEILTGVCRGEVDGGLFETRFLDSALTDRPPGCDGKKFSVLVLPDIKSELSIVSLPENAKVADLLRTGVERVAAEGGIGRALGHWSAFTSIDANALYALEDVRRRRDLYGIGFLLILLAAGILSWQFYRLRQAEQVARTAQSFAENASQAKSDFLANVSHEIRTPLNGVIGMTRLLMEGELNEEKRQDLIAAHYSAESLLAVLNDVLDFSKIEAGQLHIVSESFNLYDLLQRTVHMFRSEAEAKGLQLRLHYPHELRHFFSADSARVRQIVMNYIGNATKFTEKGEIRVQVVPTSTGPDETWVRIEVHDTGIGIATEAQPLLFEKFVQADPSTTRKYGGTGLGLAISHKLAQLLGGQVGVNSQLGVGSCFWFEAPYRWAAEAAPLPPRHNRYRRFLGSVLVAEDNVINQRLIAKALEHRGLDVRIAIDGVEAIEATQQRDFDLIFMDCQMPRMDGYEATKVIRTQELPARHIPIVAITANAFREDELRCLAVGMDEYLSKPIDLVRLDHILATYLKPCPLESPDKPAPRDSEGFPA from the coding sequence GTGGCATGCGCTTTCAGCAGTTGGGGCGCTCTCCACTGGTGGCAGCTCTCAGAAATCCGCTCGCGGGTGTATCGCATTGGAGCCGATCACGCGCCCCCGTTCTACCATCTGAAGGCGGATGGGACGGTCGAGGGAATCGCCGTGGAAGTGATGGACGAAGCGGCACGGCAGATGAAGATTCGCCTGCAATGGGTGCCTACCAACCAGCCGGACGAGGCACTCGAATCGCGCCAGGTCGACCTATGGCCGGCCCTGGCCTTTGTGGAGCCACGTGAGGGGAAGTTCCACTTCACCACGCCTTGGATCGTCAACAACTTTGTCATCGTGAGCTTAAAGCAAGCGGAGAAGCCAACGGTTCGAGACTTTGAAGGCAGAACTCTTGGCATCCGGGGTGGAGTCTTTACGCGAGAAGTGATGGCAAAACTCTTCTCGACCACAACAATCCGGGACTATCCATTCCGCGATGAGATACTAACCGGAGTCTGCCGGGGAGAAGTGGACGGAGGCCTTTTTGAAACCCGCTTCTTAGATTCTGCTCTCACCGATCGTCCGCCCGGCTGTGATGGGAAGAAGTTCAGCGTGCTGGTGCTTCCTGATATCAAGAGCGAACTGAGCATTGTCTCGCTGCCGGAGAATGCCAAGGTTGCCGACCTGCTGCGTACTGGCGTCGAACGGGTCGCCGCAGAAGGAGGCATCGGCCGTGCACTGGGACACTGGAGCGCCTTTACAAGCATCGACGCCAACGCACTCTATGCGCTCGAAGATGTTCGGCGGCGCCGGGATCTCTACGGGATTGGGTTTCTGCTCATCCTCTTGGCTGCAGGAATTCTCAGTTGGCAATTCTATCGACTGCGGCAGGCCGAGCAAGTCGCACGCACTGCGCAATCCTTCGCAGAGAACGCAAGCCAGGCCAAAAGTGACTTTCTCGCAAACGTGAGCCACGAGATTCGCACTCCGCTCAATGGCGTCATCGGGATGACGCGGCTGCTGATGGAGGGAGAGCTCAATGAAGAGAAACGGCAGGATCTGATCGCCGCCCACTACTCCGCTGAAAGTCTCCTCGCCGTACTGAATGATGTTCTGGACTTCTCAAAAATCGAAGCCGGCCAGTTGCACATTGTCTCTGAGAGTTTTAATTTATACGACCTGCTACAGCGGACTGTTCATATGTTTCGTAGCGAAGCCGAAGCCAAAGGCTTGCAGCTCCGCCTTCACTATCCCCATGAACTCCGGCATTTCTTCTCTGCCGACTCCGCCCGTGTGCGCCAGATCGTGATGAACTACATTGGCAACGCGACGAAGTTCACCGAGAAAGGTGAGATCCGCGTGCAGGTGGTACCCACATCCACAGGGCCAGACGAGACTTGGGTCCGAATCGAAGTCCACGACACAGGAATTGGAATTGCCACCGAAGCCCAGCCGCTCCTGTTTGAGAAATTCGTACAGGCAGATCCATCGACCACTCGAAAGTATGGTGGTACCGGCCTTGGGCTGGCGATCTCACACAAGTTGGCACAGTTGCTGGGAGGGCAAGTGGGCGTCAACAGCCAACTTGGGGTTGGCTCCTGCTTCTGGTTTGAAGCGCCCTACCGTTGGGCTGCAGAGGCAGCACCGCTTCCACCCCGACACAACCGGTATCGCAGGTTCCTAGGCAGTGTGCTTGTGGCCGAAGACAATGTGATCAACCAGCGGCTGATTGCAAAAGCACTCGAGCACCGCGGCCTGGACGTGCGAATCGCAATCGACGGAGTGGAGGCAATCGAGGCCACGCAACAGAGAGACTTCGATCTGATCTTCATGGATTGCCAAATGCCCCGGATGGATGGTTACGAAGCGACCAAAGTGATTCGAACGCAGGAGTTACCGGCGCGGCACATCCCCATCGTCGCCATCACCGCTAACGCATTTCGCGAGGACGAACTCCGCTGTTTGGCCGTTGGGATGGATGAGTATCTGAGCAAGCCCATCGATTTGGTTCGATTGGATCACATCCTGGCCACTTACCTGAAACCCTGTCCATTAGAATCGCCGGATAAGCCGGCGCCACGAGATAGCGAAGGTTTCCCAGCTTAA
- a CDS encoding DUF1592 domain-containing protein encodes MSVSLMQGDDFSTKIKPVLQQNCLACHNPANSRSRIDFLKAETASDLEKKRLLWRDVAIQLRNRTMPPGVAAAKLSEEDRLRVGTWIEDRLRETACSTGEFAGNVPPRRLNRREYHNTIRDLFGIDINVGDLFPADESGGAGFDTNGETLYIPPMMLERYMEAAQKILDRVVYTPYFSKLMPGHKLKINEEMSFETEVFVPGQYNLKVSIDRPKDRPVDVAVMVDGILGSQLHYPRDSDGGATTRIHIANLDRGTHRFTIVNQDHPVNFYSLTVEQKPEPPSAEKLALHHRLFGIEAGEAPIDPHGFARRLLAGFLAKAYRGPVEKSEVDRFYAIFNRAAERGGPYEESLKLALKGVLVSPRFLFRAEERANAKGMHPVSQYDMASRLSYFLWSTMPDEELLHLAAQNKLQDPAVLAEQVDRMIDHPRSRAFANAFVGQWLGTNEVGGRVVPLLTELQQYYTPEVAAQLREEPVMFFQHILNGGRSLLEILNGNYTFMTARLAKFYQVEDKVKTPLTDSFQRVEWPDERRAGVLGMASVLAMTSHYKMGSPVLRGAWVLDSLLGTPVPPPPPNIPTLEEAAKSEKGLSMRQILANHRANAACSSCHNLMDPIGYSLENFDWMGRWRDTETNGKALDVTGSLPSGEKFNGPVELRQVLVQRKEEFLRHVTNKMLGFALGRSLQDGDQCTVQRLVDHLEKQNYNARVLVREIVLSTPFRNYDDVLVPTVTAAPKREKPKLLGTK; translated from the coding sequence ATGAGCGTCTCCCTGATGCAGGGAGACGACTTCTCAACCAAGATTAAGCCTGTGCTGCAACAGAATTGTCTGGCTTGCCACAATCCTGCGAATAGCCGTTCCCGCATCGATTTCCTGAAGGCGGAAACGGCTTCCGATCTTGAGAAGAAGCGCCTCCTCTGGCGCGACGTCGCCATTCAGCTTCGCAACCGCACCATGCCACCCGGCGTAGCGGCGGCGAAGCTGAGTGAAGAGGACCGGCTCCGCGTCGGAACCTGGATCGAAGACCGGCTCCGCGAGACCGCCTGCAGCACCGGCGAGTTTGCAGGCAACGTCCCACCCCGGCGCTTGAACCGGCGCGAATACCACAACACCATTCGGGATCTCTTCGGGATCGACATCAATGTCGGCGATCTCTTCCCTGCCGATGAATCGGGCGGCGCAGGCTTCGATACCAACGGCGAAACACTCTACATTCCCCCCATGATGCTCGAACGCTACATGGAGGCGGCGCAAAAGATCCTCGATCGCGTCGTCTACACTCCCTACTTCAGCAAGCTCATGCCGGGACACAAGCTCAAGATCAATGAGGAGATGAGCTTTGAGACGGAAGTTTTTGTCCCTGGTCAGTACAACCTGAAGGTATCGATCGATCGTCCCAAAGATCGTCCAGTCGATGTAGCTGTCATGGTTGATGGCATTCTCGGCTCTCAGTTGCATTACCCGCGCGACTCCGACGGCGGCGCCACGACACGGATCCACATCGCCAATCTCGACCGCGGCACTCATCGCTTTACCATCGTGAACCAGGACCATCCGGTCAATTTCTACAGCCTCACGGTCGAGCAAAAGCCGGAACCGCCCAGCGCCGAGAAACTCGCGCTGCACCATCGCCTCTTCGGCATCGAAGCAGGTGAGGCTCCGATCGACCCCCATGGCTTCGCCAGACGGCTGCTGGCTGGCTTCCTCGCCAAGGCCTACCGAGGCCCGGTCGAGAAGAGCGAAGTCGATCGCTTCTATGCCATCTTCAACCGCGCCGCCGAACGCGGCGGCCCTTATGAGGAGTCCCTCAAGCTGGCACTCAAAGGCGTGTTAGTTTCTCCGCGTTTTCTGTTCCGGGCAGAAGAGCGGGCCAACGCGAAAGGCATGCATCCGGTCAGCCAATACGACATGGCCTCCCGCCTGTCTTACTTCCTTTGGTCCACCATGCCGGATGAAGAACTCCTCCATCTTGCGGCCCAGAACAAGCTACAGGACCCGGCGGTCCTGGCGGAACAGGTTGATCGCATGATTGACCATCCCCGTTCCCGCGCCTTTGCCAACGCCTTTGTTGGCCAATGGCTCGGCACCAATGAAGTCGGCGGCCGCGTCGTGCCGCTGCTCACGGAACTCCAGCAGTACTACACGCCCGAGGTTGCAGCACAACTGCGGGAGGAGCCCGTGATGTTCTTCCAGCACATCCTCAACGGAGGCCGCAGCCTGCTCGAGATTCTGAACGGAAACTACACGTTCATGACAGCTCGCTTGGCGAAGTTCTACCAGGTGGAGGACAAGGTCAAGACGCCGCTCACAGACTCCTTCCAGCGCGTCGAGTGGCCTGACGAACGCCGTGCCGGAGTCCTCGGAATGGCAAGCGTTCTGGCCATGACCTCTCACTACAAAATGGGCAGCCCGGTGCTGCGTGGAGCTTGGGTTCTGGATTCCCTGCTCGGGACGCCTGTCCCACCGCCGCCGCCGAATATCCCAACCTTAGAAGAAGCGGCCAAGTCGGAGAAGGGCCTTTCGATGCGCCAGATCCTGGCCAACCATCGCGCGAACGCCGCCTGTTCGAGTTGCCACAATCTGATGGACCCGATCGGCTATAGCCTGGAAAATTTCGATTGGATGGGACGTTGGCGCGATACCGAAACCAATGGCAAAGCGCTCGACGTCACCGGTTCCCTGCCCTCGGGCGAAAAGTTCAATGGCCCGGTGGAACTGCGCCAGGTTCTAGTCCAGCGCAAAGAAGAATTCCTCCGTCACGTCACGAACAAAATGCTCGGCTTTGCCCTGGGCCGTTCGCTGCAGGACGGCGACCAATGTACGGTGCAGCGCCTGGTCGATCACCTCGAAAAACAGAACTACAACGCTCGCGTTCTCGTGCGCGAAATCGTTCTGAGCACTCCGTTCCGCAACTACGACGACGTCCTCGTCCCTACAGTGACAGCAGCGCCCAAACGCGAAAAGCCCAAGCTGCTCGGAACAAAGTAA
- a CDS encoding PQQ-binding-like beta-propeller repeat protein, with translation MRLLLFLALTLSAADLKLTPAWTYDTKDSLEKPKRGKPPALEVTPVYDAGRLYISTPRGTVAALQAVTGREIWRVDLRVNPEGNYGDFANRGVSLRGTRLYLGTVDGRLVCLEKSNGAHCNGFAEIDLTQGLRRAPRYVGEYGVTSAPAIFKDLVITGSAIADNSRLDMATGEVRAYDAMTGKLRWTFHPLPADSKSGAANTWSRITVDEASGLVFLPTGSASPDYYGGMRPGDNRHANSIVALEGATGKVVWAFQTVHHDIWDYDVASPPELYEYKGRKAIAVGSKTGHLFLLDRLTGKPIFGVEERAVPTSDDAYKTQPFPLKPPALVRQQISEADIHPACLDTFRTLRNEGIFTPPSVQGSLIVPGNIGGMHWGGVAWARKDKMLVIPVNDLPAIIRLIPKENFQAERKAHPSRETTEQKGTDFAMSREFFMTPDGRPCLLPPWGSLVGVNVETGDIAWKVKLGDLPNLGGLTVSKAGHVFVGAELGPYLRAFNAKTGAQLGEWKLPTSARAKPMTFVEAGKEYVVIAAGGHDTPLSKLDTKIVAFEIHP, from the coding sequence ATGCGACTCCTGCTTTTCCTCGCACTCACTCTTTCTGCCGCAGACCTCAAGCTGACCCCAGCCTGGACCTACGACACCAAAGATTCGCTTGAGAAACCGAAGCGAGGCAAGCCGCCGGCGCTCGAAGTCACGCCCGTATACGACGCGGGCCGCCTGTACATTTCCACGCCACGAGGCACGGTTGCAGCACTCCAAGCGGTGACGGGCCGCGAGATCTGGCGCGTCGATCTGAGGGTCAACCCCGAGGGCAACTACGGCGACTTCGCCAACCGGGGTGTCAGCCTGCGCGGCACGCGTCTCTACCTGGGTACCGTCGATGGCCGGCTCGTTTGTCTTGAGAAGTCCAACGGAGCACACTGCAACGGCTTTGCTGAGATCGACCTGACCCAAGGACTGCGCCGTGCGCCCCGTTATGTGGGCGAGTACGGCGTCACCAGCGCGCCGGCGATCTTCAAAGACCTTGTCATCACCGGCAGCGCGATTGCCGACAACAGCCGTCTCGATATGGCGACTGGCGAAGTGCGCGCCTATGATGCGATGACAGGCAAGCTCCGCTGGACCTTCCATCCTCTTCCCGCAGATTCCAAGTCTGGCGCAGCGAATACCTGGAGCCGCATTACGGTGGACGAGGCCAGCGGCCTGGTCTTCCTCCCCACCGGCAGCGCCAGTCCTGATTACTACGGCGGGATGCGCCCGGGCGACAATCGCCACGCCAACAGCATCGTAGCTCTGGAGGGCGCGACAGGAAAGGTCGTCTGGGCCTTCCAGACCGTACACCATGACATCTGGGATTACGATGTCGCCAGTCCGCCGGAGCTGTATGAGTACAAGGGGCGCAAAGCAATCGCCGTGGGTTCAAAGACCGGGCATCTCTTCCTGCTCGATCGACTCACCGGCAAGCCCATCTTCGGCGTCGAGGAGCGGGCAGTGCCCACCAGCGATGATGCTTACAAAACACAACCTTTTCCGCTCAAACCTCCCGCACTCGTGCGGCAGCAGATCAGCGAAGCCGACATCCATCCTGCCTGCCTCGACACCTTCCGCACACTACGCAATGAAGGCATCTTTACTCCGCCCAGCGTCCAGGGGAGTCTCATTGTCCCTGGCAATATCGGCGGCATGCACTGGGGCGGCGTGGCGTGGGCCCGCAAAGACAAGATGCTCGTGATTCCAGTCAACGACCTGCCCGCGATCATCCGGCTGATCCCGAAAGAGAATTTCCAAGCCGAGCGCAAGGCCCATCCGAGTCGCGAAACCACCGAGCAGAAAGGTACGGACTTTGCGATGTCCCGCGAGTTCTTCATGACGCCGGACGGACGACCTTGCCTGTTGCCTCCTTGGGGATCGCTGGTTGGAGTCAACGTCGAGACAGGCGACATCGCATGGAAGGTGAAACTGGGCGATTTGCCCAATCTCGGCGGGCTCACCGTCAGCAAGGCCGGACACGTCTTTGTCGGCGCAGAACTGGGGCCCTATCTCCGTGCCTTCAACGCGAAAACAGGCGCACAGCTCGGAGAGTGGAAACTCCCCACCAGCGCGCGCGCCAAGCCAATGACCTTTGTCGAAGCGGGCAAAGAGTATGTCGTCATCGCAGCGGGCGGCCATGATACGCCCCTGAGCAAGCTCGATACGAAAATCGTTGCCTTTGAGATCCACCCCTGA